The DNA region GCTGGAGACCCGAGTTCAACACATCGTTATTGAGCTGAAGTCGACGAAGGCAGAGGGTCTTGTCTACAACTCGAATCTTCCTCAAGCCTCGCCGAAGTCAGTACGTACAGAGCCATCGCCAGATGCTGCGAAACTTCTGAAAGACCTTGAAGTGTCTCTAAGGAGATTCATTGAACGTGAGCTGAGCAAAGTGGGCAAGGATTGGTGGCAGCGCGTGCCTCTGGAGATCAGAAACAATGCCGAAAGAAGGAAGTTGCGCTCCGAGAGTATGTGGCCTTGGTATCCGCCGACATCCACAAATGTTGTTGACTACTTGGACTTCTCCGACTATCACCGCATCATTCTCGAAGAGGACAACTGGCAGAAGGCTTTCGTCAAGTTCTTGAAGAAACGGAGCTTCATTGAAGTGCGTCTAGGCGAGTTAGACCCAATCCGAAATGATATCGCTCACTCACGCCCAGTCACGTCGTCCGCAGTGGCAAAGCTCAGGATGTTTTCCACAGAGC from Chloroflexota bacterium includes:
- a CDS encoding Swt1 family HEPN domain-containing protein; the protein is MDMAPDMHAEDLISQGNGILRGLSQELGQLETPAAVVTRDILAEGAGALAVDILGMKKARRVGKKATRAFLAGKVSENRRTIMTKYEELFAAWESDIIRFLCQVSTSAPGVTAPGNSDKLVKRVKRSDRYKRLETRVQHIVIELKSTKAEGLVYNSNLPQASPKSVRTEPSPDAAKLLKDLEVSLRRFIERELSKVGKDWWQRVPLEIRNNAERRKLRSESMWPWYPPTSTNVVDYLDFSDYHRIILEEDNWQKAFVKFLKKRSFIEVRLGELDPIRNDIAHSRPVTSSAVAKLRMFSTELLDCMKSA